The following proteins are encoded in a genomic region of Populus trichocarpa isolate Nisqually-1 chromosome 13, P.trichocarpa_v4.1, whole genome shotgun sequence:
- the LOC7473881 gene encoding 60S ribosomal protein L13-1: MVKHNNVVPNGHFKKHWQNYVKTWFNQPARKTRRRIARQKKAVKIFPRPTAGPLRPIVHGQTLKYNMKVRAGRGFSLEELKAAGIPKKLAPTIGIAVDHRRRNRSLEGLQANVQRLKTYKAKLVVFPRRARKFKAGDSAPEELATATQVQGQIMPIVLEKPCVELVKVTEEMKSFRAYDKLRVERTSARHVGVRLKRAAEAEKEEKK, encoded by the exons ATGGTTAAGCATAACAATGTTGTGCCCAATGGACACTTCAAGAAGCACTGGCAAAACTATGTCAAGACATGGTTTAACCAACCAGCCCGAAAGACCCGCAGACGCATAG CTCGTCAGAAGAAGGCAGTCAAAATCTTTCCTCGACCTACGGCCGGACCTCTTCGACCCATTGTACATGGCCAGACTttgaaatataatatgaaaGTGAGAGCTGGTAGGGGTTTTTCTCTTGAAGAACTCAAg GCTGCTGGTATTCCGAAGAAACTTGCTCCAACAATTGGAATTGCAGTTGATCACCGTCGCAGGAATCGATCTCTGGAGGGTCTCCAAGCTAATGTTCAGAGGCTGAAAACATACAAGGCCAAATTGGTTGTCTTCCCAAGACGTGCTCGCAAGTTCAAG GCTGGTGATTCTGCTCCTGAGGAACTGGCAACTGCAACCCAAGTACAAGGACAGATTATGCCTATTGTACTGGAGAAGCCATGCGTGGAGCTTGTGAAGGTCACTGAGGAAATGAAGTCATTCAGGGCTTATGACAAGCTTCGTGTGGAGCGCACGAGTGCACGCCATGTTGGTGTCAGGTTGAAGAGGGCTGCAGAAGCcgagaaggaagagaagaagtaG
- the LOC7473311 gene encoding sugar transporter ESL1 isoform X1 produces MERDGVEGLGSATSPLLLAEKITGDSNKPTGDHSITPLLVFSTFVALCGSFSYGCSVGYSSPAESGIMEDLGLSVAAYSVFGSIVTIGGMIGAILSGKMADLIGRRGTMWICQIVCMAGWLAIASAKNAWCVDIGRFVVGVAIGILTYVVPVYISEITPKNLRGRFTSATQLLVCCGFAVTFFAGSIVGWRALSLLATIPNIVQIVCLFFVPESPRWLAKLGREKEFEATLQRLRGTKSDISEEAADIRDAIETLKHTSDEARTLELFQKRYAYAIIVGVGLILLQTFGGNSAVSYYLGTIFAKANVSTSVGPIVFALLQIPISIVTILLMDLFGRRTLLMASATASCLCSFLVGLSFCFQELHYLKEFTPILTVVGIMGFGCGFALGMSGIPWVIMAEIFPVNIKASAGSLVVLTSWASSWVLTYTFNFMLEWSSAGTFFIFSGMCALTISFIWRLVPETKGRTLEEIQSTLISS; encoded by the exons ATGGAGCGGGACGGCGTAGAAGGGCTGGGATCAGCAACAAGCCCTCTACTTCTTGCTGAAAAGATCACCGGTGACAGCAACAAGCCAACCGGCGATCACTCCATCACTCCTCTTCTTGTCTTTAGCACCTTCGTTGCTCTCTGTGGTTCCTTCAGCTATGGATGTTCT GTGGGTTATTCATCTCCTGCAGAATCTGGAATCATGGAAGATCTAGGCCTCTCTGTTGCTGCA TACTCAGTTTTTGGTTCGATAGTGACCATAGGAGGAATGATAGGTGCAATCTTAAGTGGGAAGATGGCAGATCTCATCGGTCGAAGAGGA ACAATGTGGATATGCCAAATAGTCTGCATGGCAGGCTGGCTAGCAATAGCATCTGCTAAG AATGCTTGGTGTGTGGACATTGGAAGATTCGTAGTTGGAGTCGCCATAGGGATTCTTACTTATGTG GTGCCTGTATATATTTCAGAAATAACACCTAAGAATCTTAGAGGAAGATTTACTTCGGCTACtcag TTATTAGTATGCTGCGGCTTTGCAGTAACATTTTTCGCTGGAAGTATTGTAGGTTGGCGTGCCTTGTCTCTACTTG CTACTATTCCAAACATAGTGCAGATTGTTTGTTTGTTCTTCGTTCCAGAGTCTCCAAGATGGCTG GCAAAACTCGGTCGTGAAAAAGAGTTTGAAGCTACATTGCAACGTCTTAGGGGAACGAAATCAGATATTTCTGAAGAAGCAGCTGATATCAGA GATGCTATAGAAACTTTGAAACACACCTCAGATGAAGCTAGAACTCTAGAGTTGTTCCAGAAGAGATATGCTTATGCAATTATT GTTGGAGTAGGACTCATATTACTACAAACATTTGGAGGGAATAGTGCAGTGTCATATTATCTTGGTACCATATTTGCTAAAGCTA ATGTTTCAACCTCTGTTGGACCTATAGTTTTTGCTCTTCTACAG ATTCCAATATCTATTGTAACTATACTCTTGATGGATTTATTTGGAAGACGAACACTTCTTATG GCCTCTGCTACGGCATCATGCTTATGCTCGTTCCTTGTAGGGTTATCTTTCTGCTTCCAG GAACTCCACTATCTGAAAGAGTTCACCCCAATTTTGACAGTGGTTGGCATAATG GGTTTTGGCTGTGGTTTTGCCTTGGGCATGTCAGGAATACCTTGGGTTATAATGGCAGAG ATATTTCCTGTAAATATTAAGGCATCAGCAGGAAGCCTTGTGGTTTTAACTAGCTGGGCTAGTTCTTGGGTTCTGACATAcacatttaatttcatgttgGAATGGAGTTCAGCTG GAACATTTTTCATCTTCAGTGGAATGTGTGCTTTAACTATTTCATTCATATGGAGGTTGGTGCCAGAGACAAAGGGACGGACACTGGAAGAAATACAATCAACATTAATCAGCTCATAG
- the LOC7473311 gene encoding sugar transporter ESL1 isoform X2: protein MERDGVEGLGSATSPLLLAEKITGDSNKPTGDHSITPLLVFSTFVALCGSFSYGCSVGYSSPAESGIMEDLGLSVAAYSVFGSIVTIGGMIGAILSGKMADLIGRRGTMWICQIVCMAGWLAIASAKNAWCVDIGRFVVGVAIGILTYVVPVYISEITPKNLRGRFTSATQLLVCCGFAVTFFAGSIVGWRALSLLATIPNIVQIVCLFFVPESPRWLAKLGREKEFEATLQRLRGTKSDISEEAADIRDAIETLKHTSDEARTLELFQKRYAYAIIIPISIVTILLMDLFGRRTLLMASATASCLCSFLVGLSFCFQELHYLKEFTPILTVVGIMGFGCGFALGMSGIPWVIMAEIFPVNIKASAGSLVVLTSWASSWVLTYTFNFMLEWSSAGTFFIFSGMCALTISFIWRLVPETKGRTLEEIQSTLISS from the exons ATGGAGCGGGACGGCGTAGAAGGGCTGGGATCAGCAACAAGCCCTCTACTTCTTGCTGAAAAGATCACCGGTGACAGCAACAAGCCAACCGGCGATCACTCCATCACTCCTCTTCTTGTCTTTAGCACCTTCGTTGCTCTCTGTGGTTCCTTCAGCTATGGATGTTCT GTGGGTTATTCATCTCCTGCAGAATCTGGAATCATGGAAGATCTAGGCCTCTCTGTTGCTGCA TACTCAGTTTTTGGTTCGATAGTGACCATAGGAGGAATGATAGGTGCAATCTTAAGTGGGAAGATGGCAGATCTCATCGGTCGAAGAGGA ACAATGTGGATATGCCAAATAGTCTGCATGGCAGGCTGGCTAGCAATAGCATCTGCTAAG AATGCTTGGTGTGTGGACATTGGAAGATTCGTAGTTGGAGTCGCCATAGGGATTCTTACTTATGTG GTGCCTGTATATATTTCAGAAATAACACCTAAGAATCTTAGAGGAAGATTTACTTCGGCTACtcag TTATTAGTATGCTGCGGCTTTGCAGTAACATTTTTCGCTGGAAGTATTGTAGGTTGGCGTGCCTTGTCTCTACTTG CTACTATTCCAAACATAGTGCAGATTGTTTGTTTGTTCTTCGTTCCAGAGTCTCCAAGATGGCTG GCAAAACTCGGTCGTGAAAAAGAGTTTGAAGCTACATTGCAACGTCTTAGGGGAACGAAATCAGATATTTCTGAAGAAGCAGCTGATATCAGA GATGCTATAGAAACTTTGAAACACACCTCAGATGAAGCTAGAACTCTAGAGTTGTTCCAGAAGAGATATGCTTATGCAATTATT ATTCCAATATCTATTGTAACTATACTCTTGATGGATTTATTTGGAAGACGAACACTTCTTATG GCCTCTGCTACGGCATCATGCTTATGCTCGTTCCTTGTAGGGTTATCTTTCTGCTTCCAG GAACTCCACTATCTGAAAGAGTTCACCCCAATTTTGACAGTGGTTGGCATAATG GGTTTTGGCTGTGGTTTTGCCTTGGGCATGTCAGGAATACCTTGGGTTATAATGGCAGAG ATATTTCCTGTAAATATTAAGGCATCAGCAGGAAGCCTTGTGGTTTTAACTAGCTGGGCTAGTTCTTGGGTTCTGACATAcacatttaatttcatgttgGAATGGAGTTCAGCTG GAACATTTTTCATCTTCAGTGGAATGTGTGCTTTAACTATTTCATTCATATGGAGGTTGGTGCCAGAGACAAAGGGACGGACACTGGAAGAAATACAATCAACATTAATCAGCTCATAG
- the LOC7473311 gene encoding sugar transporter ESL1 isoform X3 produces the protein MERDGVEGLGSATSPLLLAEKITGDSNKPTGDHSITPLLVFSTFVALCGSFSYGCSVGYSSPAESGIMEDLGLSVAAYSVFGSIVTIGGMIGAILSGKMADLIGRRGTMWICQIVCMAGWLAIASAKNAWCVDIGRFVVGVAIGILTYVVPVYISEITPKNLRGRFTSATQLLVCCGFAVTFFAGSIVGWRALSLLATIPNIVQIVCLFFVPESPRWLAKLGREKEFEATLQRLRGTKSDISEEAADIRDAIETLKHTSDEARTLELFQKRYAYAIIVGVGLILLQTFGGNSAVSYYLGTIFAKANVSTSVGPIVFALLQIPISIVTILLMDLFGRRTLLMASATASCLCSFLVGLSFCFQELHYLKEFTPILTVVGIMGFGCGFALGMSGIPWVIMAEEHFSSSVECVL, from the exons ATGGAGCGGGACGGCGTAGAAGGGCTGGGATCAGCAACAAGCCCTCTACTTCTTGCTGAAAAGATCACCGGTGACAGCAACAAGCCAACCGGCGATCACTCCATCACTCCTCTTCTTGTCTTTAGCACCTTCGTTGCTCTCTGTGGTTCCTTCAGCTATGGATGTTCT GTGGGTTATTCATCTCCTGCAGAATCTGGAATCATGGAAGATCTAGGCCTCTCTGTTGCTGCA TACTCAGTTTTTGGTTCGATAGTGACCATAGGAGGAATGATAGGTGCAATCTTAAGTGGGAAGATGGCAGATCTCATCGGTCGAAGAGGA ACAATGTGGATATGCCAAATAGTCTGCATGGCAGGCTGGCTAGCAATAGCATCTGCTAAG AATGCTTGGTGTGTGGACATTGGAAGATTCGTAGTTGGAGTCGCCATAGGGATTCTTACTTATGTG GTGCCTGTATATATTTCAGAAATAACACCTAAGAATCTTAGAGGAAGATTTACTTCGGCTACtcag TTATTAGTATGCTGCGGCTTTGCAGTAACATTTTTCGCTGGAAGTATTGTAGGTTGGCGTGCCTTGTCTCTACTTG CTACTATTCCAAACATAGTGCAGATTGTTTGTTTGTTCTTCGTTCCAGAGTCTCCAAGATGGCTG GCAAAACTCGGTCGTGAAAAAGAGTTTGAAGCTACATTGCAACGTCTTAGGGGAACGAAATCAGATATTTCTGAAGAAGCAGCTGATATCAGA GATGCTATAGAAACTTTGAAACACACCTCAGATGAAGCTAGAACTCTAGAGTTGTTCCAGAAGAGATATGCTTATGCAATTATT GTTGGAGTAGGACTCATATTACTACAAACATTTGGAGGGAATAGTGCAGTGTCATATTATCTTGGTACCATATTTGCTAAAGCTA ATGTTTCAACCTCTGTTGGACCTATAGTTTTTGCTCTTCTACAG ATTCCAATATCTATTGTAACTATACTCTTGATGGATTTATTTGGAAGACGAACACTTCTTATG GCCTCTGCTACGGCATCATGCTTATGCTCGTTCCTTGTAGGGTTATCTTTCTGCTTCCAG GAACTCCACTATCTGAAAGAGTTCACCCCAATTTTGACAGTGGTTGGCATAATG GGTTTTGGCTGTGGTTTTGCCTTGGGCATGTCAGGAATACCTTGGGTTATAATGGCAGAG GAACATTTTTCATCTTCAGTGGAATGTGTGCTTTAA
- the LOC7473311 gene encoding sugar transporter ESL1 isoform X4 gives MERDGVEGLGSATSPLLLAEKITGDSNKPTGDHSITPLLVFSTFVALCGSFSYGCSVGYSSPAESGIMEDLGLSVAAYSVFGSIVTIGGMIGAILSGKMADLIGRRGTMWICQIVCMAGWLAIASAKNAWCVDIGRFVVGVAIGILTYVVPVYISEITPKNLRGRFTSATQLLVCCGFAVTFFAGSIVGWRALSLLATIPNIVQIVCLFFVPESPRWLAKLGREKEFEATLQRLRGTKSDISEEAADIRDAIETLKHTSDEARTLELFQKRYAYAIIVGVGLILLQTFGGNSAVSYYLGTIFAKANVSTSVGPIVFALLQIPISIVTILLMDLFGRRTLLMASATASCLCSFLVGLSFCFQELHYLKEFTPILTVVGIMEHFSSSVECVL, from the exons ATGGAGCGGGACGGCGTAGAAGGGCTGGGATCAGCAACAAGCCCTCTACTTCTTGCTGAAAAGATCACCGGTGACAGCAACAAGCCAACCGGCGATCACTCCATCACTCCTCTTCTTGTCTTTAGCACCTTCGTTGCTCTCTGTGGTTCCTTCAGCTATGGATGTTCT GTGGGTTATTCATCTCCTGCAGAATCTGGAATCATGGAAGATCTAGGCCTCTCTGTTGCTGCA TACTCAGTTTTTGGTTCGATAGTGACCATAGGAGGAATGATAGGTGCAATCTTAAGTGGGAAGATGGCAGATCTCATCGGTCGAAGAGGA ACAATGTGGATATGCCAAATAGTCTGCATGGCAGGCTGGCTAGCAATAGCATCTGCTAAG AATGCTTGGTGTGTGGACATTGGAAGATTCGTAGTTGGAGTCGCCATAGGGATTCTTACTTATGTG GTGCCTGTATATATTTCAGAAATAACACCTAAGAATCTTAGAGGAAGATTTACTTCGGCTACtcag TTATTAGTATGCTGCGGCTTTGCAGTAACATTTTTCGCTGGAAGTATTGTAGGTTGGCGTGCCTTGTCTCTACTTG CTACTATTCCAAACATAGTGCAGATTGTTTGTTTGTTCTTCGTTCCAGAGTCTCCAAGATGGCTG GCAAAACTCGGTCGTGAAAAAGAGTTTGAAGCTACATTGCAACGTCTTAGGGGAACGAAATCAGATATTTCTGAAGAAGCAGCTGATATCAGA GATGCTATAGAAACTTTGAAACACACCTCAGATGAAGCTAGAACTCTAGAGTTGTTCCAGAAGAGATATGCTTATGCAATTATT GTTGGAGTAGGACTCATATTACTACAAACATTTGGAGGGAATAGTGCAGTGTCATATTATCTTGGTACCATATTTGCTAAAGCTA ATGTTTCAACCTCTGTTGGACCTATAGTTTTTGCTCTTCTACAG ATTCCAATATCTATTGTAACTATACTCTTGATGGATTTATTTGGAAGACGAACACTTCTTATG GCCTCTGCTACGGCATCATGCTTATGCTCGTTCCTTGTAGGGTTATCTTTCTGCTTCCAG GAACTCCACTATCTGAAAGAGTTCACCCCAATTTTGACAGTGGTTGGCATAATG GAACATTTTTCATCTTCAGTGGAATGTGTGCTTTAA
- the LOC7473882 gene encoding sugar transporter ERD6-like 18: protein MEKECMEEGLANTKRPLLLGERNFINSDKPKGDSSFTPVLFLSAIVALCGNFCFGFAAGYTSTAEFEMMEDLGMSIAAYSFFGSIMTIGAAIGAILSGKMADFVGRKRTMWLSQIFCIMGWLGIAFAKNVWGVNIGRASIGFAVGLIAYVVPVYIAEITPKNIRGRFVVTLQLMNCSGLLVVFFLGNFFSWRTVSLLAIIPCLMQVVGLVFIPESPRWLASIGKEIEFEDALRRLRGVDAGFSQEAIEIKDATENFQRSEAGFQGLFQKKYAYPVMIGVGLMLLQQLGGNSVFAAYLSTVFAKANVSTTIGPTAIAFLQMPAAVLGVFLMDAFGRRALLMVSSVASCLCLSIMGLSFYLQEHQYAKEFTPLMVFLGVLGFSYAFAIGMSGIPWVIMSEIFPINIKASAGSLVTLVNWSCSWLVTFAFNFMLEWSSAGTFFFFASMSAMAFLFTWIMVPETKGRSLEEIQATLLTYVY, encoded by the exons ATGGAGAAAGAGTGCATGGAAGAAGGGCTGGCAAACACTAAAAGGCCCCTGCTTCTTGGTGAAAGGAACTTCATCAACAGCGACAAACCAAAGGGCGATTCTTCCTTCACTCCGGTTCTCTTCCTTAGCGCCATTGTTGCCTTATGCGGCAACTTCTGTTTCGGATTTGCT GCTGGTTACACATCAACTGCAGAATTTGAAATGATGGAAGATTTAGGCATGTCTATTGCTgcg TACTCGTTTTTTGGTTCAATAATGACGATAGGAGCTGCGATAGGTGCTATTTTAAGTGGGAAGATGGCGGATTTCGTTGGCCGAAAACGA ACAATGTGGTTATCCCAGATATTTTGCATCATGGGATGGCTTGGAATAGCATTTGCTAAG AATGTTTGGGGGGTCAATATTGGAAGAGCATCAATTGGATTCGCAGTTGGACTTATTGCTTATGTG GTACCTGTATATATTGCAGAAATAACACCTAAAAATATTAGAGGTCGATTTGTAGTGACTCTTCAG TTGATGAACTGTTCTGGCCTCTTGgtagtttttttccttggaaactTTTTTTCATGGCGCACCGTGTCTCTATTAG CTATAATTCCATGTTTAATGCAAGTTGTCGGTTTAGTCTTCATACCAGAGTCTCCAAGATGGCTA GCATCAATTGGCAAGGAAATAGAGTTTGAAGATGCTTTGCGACGGCTTAGAGGAGTGGATGCCGGTTTTTCTCAAGAAGCTATTGAAATCAAA GATGCTACAGAGAATTTCCAACGCAGTGAAGCTGGATTTCAAGGCTTGTTTCAAAAGAAATATGCTTATCCAGTTATG ATTGGAGTAGGGTTAATGTTACTTCAACAATTGGGAGGGAACAGTGTGTTTGCAGCTTATCTTAGCACAGTGTTTGCTAAAGCTA ATGTCTCAACTACCATTGGACCTACAGCAATAGCCTTCTTACAG ATGCCAGCAGCTGTTTTAGGTGTGTTCTTGATGGATGCATTTGGAAGACGAGCTCTTCTTATG GTTTCTTCTGTTGCATCATGCCTGTGCCTGTCCATCATGGGGTTATCGTTCTACTTACAg GAACACCAGTATGCCAAGGAGTTCACTCCATTGATGGTGTTTCTTGGAGTACTG GGATTTTCTTATGCTTTCGCAATAGGCATGTCAGGAATACCATGGGTTATTATGTCAGAG ATATTCCCAATAAACATCAAGGCCTCAGCTGGCAGCTTGGTGACTTTAGTCAATTGGTCCTGCTCATGGCTTGTGACATTTGCATTTAATTTTATGCTGGAATGGAGCTCAGCAG GAACATTTTTCTTCTTCGCTAGCATGTCTGCCATGGCATTTCTATTCACTTGGATAATGGTGCCAGAGACGAAAGGGCGTTCATTGGAAGAAATACAAGCAACATTATTAACTTATGTCTACTAA
- the LOC18104043 gene encoding 40S ribosomal protein S10-1 encodes MIIPEKNRREISKYLFQEGVCYAKKDFNLAKHPEIDVPNLQVIKLMQSFKSKEYVRETFAWMYYYWYLTNDGIEFLRTYLNLPSEIVPATLKKQAKPAGGRPFGGPPGDRPRGPPRFEGDRPRFGDRDGYRGGPRGGEGGEKGGAPADYQPAFRGTGGRPGFGRGGGGYGAAQTSSPGFT; translated from the exons ATG ATTATTCCAGAGAAGAACAGAAGAGAAATCTCCAAGTACCTCTTTCAAG AGGGAGTTTGCTATGCAAAGAAGGACTTCAACCTTGCAAAGCACCCGGAGATTGACGTTCCTAATCTCCAGGTTATTAAGCTCATGCAGAGCTTCAAATCCAAGGAATATGTTCGTGAGACATTTGCTTGGATGTACTACTACTGGTATCTTACCAATGACGGGATTGAGTTTTTGAGGACGTACCTGAATCTTCCATCAGAAATTGTTCCTGCCACCTTGAAGAAACAAGCGAAGCCTGCTGGAGGTCGGCCATTTGGTGGCCCACCTGGTGACCGCCCACG AGGCCCACCTCGCTTTGAAGGAGACCGTCCAAGATTTGGTGACCGTGATGGTTATCGTGGGGGCCCTCGAGGGGGTGAAGGTGGTGAGAAGGGAGGAGCACCAGCAGATTACCAGCCTGCATTTCGG GGCACTGGTGGAAGGCCAGGCTTTGGTCGTGGAGGAGGAGGTTATGGTGCAGCACAAACCAGTTCCCCTGGCTTTACTTGA
- the LOC7473884 gene encoding probable LRR receptor-like serine/threonine-protein kinase RKF3, whose product MNITSLAQFESKFPKSKLQEMKLYCKQSLDDDLVCDYCTKKLLSLGNQYLHGPRPENASDCPGYLFMYTAAVINQFGPTDPGTAKCLFRLKYSMKSTAYRFHSAVIPGIVVGSMFGVVGGFIAVWFRRTQRGRSEKEKVSPEDGEVSLDLGFGLHSRGTNLVKFRIEEIRKATMNFSRHNIIGRGGYGNVYKGMLSDGSEVAFKRFKNCSASGAATFAHEVEIIASVRHVNLVSIRGYCTTTVPPEAPQRIIVCDLMRNGSLYNHLFESGKTKLSWPIRQKIALGTARGLAYLHYGVHPAIFHRDIKASNILLDDSFEPKVADFGLARFNSQGMTHFSTRVAGTLGYVAPEYALYGQLTERSDVFGFGVVLLELLSGKKAYEINEGNVSLLTDWAWSLAREGRGLDIIEENLPEMGLPEVMEQYVHIALTCAHPLLHARPTFDQIVNMLETNMPVPSSLEAYIAASSLEICSISSSYNFTSSIRVMRTNSDNLYDRKLLLLSLVCLPHSIYSFSCYKTSVLVLSLCEE is encoded by the coding sequence ATGAATATTACATCTCTGGCTCAGTTTGAGAGCAAATTTCCCAAATCTAAGTTGCAAGAGATGAAGCTTTATTGTAAACAATCCCTGGATGATGACCTTGTTTGTGATTATTGTACCAAGAAATTGTTGAGTCTTGGGAATCAGTATCTTCATGGTCCTCGACCTGAGAATGCCTCAGATTGTCCAGGTTATTTGTTCATGTATACAGCTGCAGTTATTAATCAGTTTGGACCGACTGATCCCGGAACTGCAAAGTGCTTGTTCAGGCTGAAGTATTCAATGAAGTCCACAGCCTATAGGTTTCACAGTGCTGTAATTCCTGGCATTGTTGTGGGTTCCATGTTTGGAGTCGTGGGAGGCTTCATCGCAGTTTGGTTTCGCCGGACGCAACGCGGGAGAAGTGAGAAGGAAAAGGTTAGTCCTGAGGATGGCGAGGTTAGTTTGGATCTTGGGTTTGGATTGCATAGTAGAGGCACTAATTTGGTCAAATTCAGAATTGAGGAAATTAGAAAGGCAACAATGAATTTCTCTAGACATAATATTATTGGAAGGGGAGGTTATGGGAATGTTTACAAAGGGATGTTATCAGATGGGTCTGAAGTCGCCTTCAAGAGGTTCAAGAACTGTTCTGCTAGTGGTGCTGCAACTTTTGCACATGAAGTGGAAATCATAGCCAGTGTAAGGCATGTCAATCTTGTTTCTATAAGAGGCTACTGCACCACAACAGTTCCGCCAGAAGCTCCCCAAAGGATCATCGTGTGCGATTTGATGCGTAATGGAAGTCTCTACAACCATCTTTTCGAATcaggaaaaacaaaacttagCTGGCCGATTCGTCAAAAGATCGCCCTTGGAACCGCAAGGGGGTTGGCTTATTTACACTATGGGGTGCATCCAGCAATATTCCATAGGGATATCAAAGCTAGTAATATACTTTTGGATGACAGTTTTGAGCCTAAAGTTGCAGATTTTGGCCTTGCAAGGTTCAATTCACAGGGAATGACACATTTTAGCACCAGGGTTGCCGGGACTCTCGGTTATGTTGCCCCAGAGTATGCCTTGTATGGGCAGTTAACCGAAAGAAGCGATGTCTTCGGCTTTGGTGTTGTGCTCCTTGAGCTTCTGAGTGGAAAAAAGGCTTATGAAATCAATGAAGGAAATGTTTCTCTGTTGACAGACTGGGCGTGGTCGCTAGCAAGGGAAGGGAGAGGATTGGATATTATTGAAGAAAACCTGCCTGAAATGGGATTACCAGAGGTGATGGAGCAGTATGTGCACATCGCTCTTACTTGTGCTCATCCATTGTTACATGCTAGGCCAACATTTGATCAGATTGTGAATATGTTGGAAACCAACATGCCTGTTCCCTCGTCTCTTGAAGCATACATTGCTGCTTCCAGTTTGGAAATTTGCAGTATCAGCTCAAGTTATAACTTTACTTCGTCCATCAGAGTGATGAGAACCAATTCAGACAATTTGTATGACAGGAAATTATTGCTTTTATCTCTTGTATGCCTTCCCCATTCCATCTATTCTTTTTCATGCTATAAAACTTCAGTATTAGTTCTTTCATTGTGTGAAGAATAG